One part of the Carassius gibelio isolate Cgi1373 ecotype wild population from Czech Republic chromosome B6, carGib1.2-hapl.c, whole genome shotgun sequence genome encodes these proteins:
- the kank4 gene encoding KN motif and ankyrin repeat domain-containing protein 4 isoform X2 yields MDKKNANGFSSKAKDSGVQRKQLPYSVETPYGFHLDLDFLKYVDDIEKGNTIKRVHIQRKNRGPKYSTLPRNFSLPGHGARPLAKDTWANTSTLGSKPKSRVTEVQQLFEFRASDATSGSSSTGGSSPASQSKKPVSSYHPSPKAAEVSQVQTSSDKEQPMSLNVRPHLLRASSMPINVPRRKGSDSTDEQSSQSQNGSTERLFRPADGGDRRGSVPQDRASLHLQITAALKRVRELEEQVRTIPELRAQICSLRTEREELLQRIQEHKSEQKIEVPQIGAQDSAVPPAVSEKKDAPSIYTDTAADPEMVQAAQSNKTTEQQEQKFVVQVTVEQESEKVTDTESEKQQVPAPVSVPVILIDKAETPTDPDEAEGLLQESALQEEAPKSLSEQAEKQDRSPETLLEDKQSTQSQGISESEESVAASECTSTKEDTAMVEGPSVITTEEITIAQPAEQKCITNLELEAKLKTLEESLNKANCELEKTNALLREQMDENQQKDQRIQELTDQVKEQKVQGPIDAEPLSEPVVTCDVSVSTDSKCVVEKGIATEPQPAEGPKETDFKCSSTQTNIVEARDIEILAQVTTAEKIVGVEILMFDQAIETEGQDNLEVNSGKQVSEMLEKTESDKEQEGDIKDSVSSRIIDTKVSEIVVADSDTEEYVMVECAMVETMGSENEVPKPTVQETESKECPVVESTVTDKAREGRTSDLQTQQEPRETQGQEPQLQSRRASEATASPAAIGQVVNRIQGLLNEQWASLGSGGQDAKGESSQKPHSSKISSIQSHLRGSLSALSAFYSPVQKGGTERQSGLKSIMKKNGCPDKQGNGGAKKNLKFVGVNGGYETTSSEDSSGEEDQDKVEEVDSSEPELEQGEESGTAQEEAAAAGEQGDGVQAKGAEGSKEPDAAQSAMSPQEEQPVSELVDKNFMAACHFLKDRMAEVASPNKDMRQVLMLLYQEWFRVSSQKDSQAETVTLYLREVGYHTPTLLRYIVNLADGNGNMALHYSVSHSNFSVVKLLLDTGLCEVDHQNKAGYTAIMLAALTAAESPEDMEVAQQLLRMGKINARASQSGQTALMLAVSHGRTMMVQVLLDCGANVNIQDQDGSTALMCACEHGHTEIAKILLNRPECDISLTDKDGHTALSVAMKASHSDIVELLKVRPDPAMDTDPTAPL; encoded by the exons ATGGACAAGAAAAATG CAAATGGCTTTTCTTCCAAGGCCAAAGACAGTGGAGTACAGCGTAAACAGCTGCCATATTCTGTGGAGACCCCCTATGGGTTTCACCTGGATCTGGACTTCCTGAAGTATGTAGATGACATAGAGAAAGGTAACACAATCAAGAGGGTGCACATCCAACGCAAGAACAGGGGCCCAAAGTACAGCACACTGCCACGCAACTTCAGCCTTCCTGGGCATGGAGCTCGACCTCTAGCCAAAGACACATGGGCCAATACTTCCACATTAGGGTCCAAACCCAAGTCACGTGTTACTGAAGTCCAGCAGCTTTTTGAGTTCCGAGCCAGTGATGCCACTAGTGGTAGCAGTAGCACCGGTGGAAGCTCCCCTGCCAGCCAGTCAAAGAAACCTGTGAGTTCTTACCACCCCTCACCAAAGGCAGCAGAAGTATCTCAAGTACAGACTTCATCTGATAAAGAACAGCCCATGAGTCTTAATGTTAGGCCTCACCTTTTAAGAGCGTCCAGTATGCCTATTAATGTTCCACGTAGGAAAGGTTCAGATTCCACCGATGAGCAGAGTTCCCAATCACAGAATGGCTCAACTGAGAGGCTTTTTCGACCAGCGGATGGAGGTGACAGGAGAGGCAGTGTTCCCCAGGACAGGGCCAGCTTGCATCTACAGATCACAGCTGCACTGAAGAGGGTGCGGGAGTTAGAAGAGCAAGTCAGGACCATCCCTGAGTTGAGGGCTCAAATATGCTCTCTTAGAACGGAGAGGGAAGAACTGCTTCAAAGAATTCAAGAGCACAAATCTGAGCAAAAGATTGAGGTTCCTCAAATTGGTGCACAAGACAGTGCTGTTCCTCCAGCTGTaagtgaaaagaaagatgctcCTTCCATTTACACAGATACTGCAGCTGATCCTGAAATGGTTCAAGCAGCACAGTCCAACAAAACCACAGAACAACAGGAACAAAAATTTGTGGTGCAGGTTACTGTAGAGCAGGAGTCTGAAAAAGTAACTGATACAGAGTCAGAGAAGCAACAAGTGCCAGCTCCAGTGTCTGTCCCAGTAATACTCATAGACAAAGCAGAAACTCCAACTGATCCAGATGAAGCAGAGGGACTTTTGCAGGAGTCTGCACTTCAAGAAGAAGCACCAAAGAGTCTTTCAGAGCAAGCAGAAAAGCAGGATAGATCTCCAGAGACGTTGTTGGAAGATAAACAGTCTACACAGTCACAAGGGATTTCAGAATCAGAGGAATCTGTTGCTGCATCTGAATGTACATCCACTAAAGAAGACACTGCGATGGTTGAGGGACCAAGTGTAATTACAACCGAAGAAATTACAATAGCCCAACCTGCTGAACAGAAATGTATCACTAACCTGGAGCTGGAAGCAAAATTGAAAACTTTGGAAGAGAGTCTAAACAAGGCCAATTGTGAGTTAGAGAAGACAAATGCCTTACTGAGAGAACAGATGGATGAGAATCAACAAAAGGATCAGAGAATACAGGAACTGACTGATCAAGTGAAAGAGCAGAAAGTTCAAGGTCCTATCGATGCAGAGCCACTATCTGAACCAGTTGTGACATGTGATGTATCAGTCAGTACAGACAGCAAATGTGTAGTAGAGAAAGGAATCGCAACAGAACCTCAACCAGCTGAGGGACCCAAAGAAACagactttaaatgctcaagcacTCAGACAAATATAGTAGAAGCTCGAGACATTGAAATATTAGCACAAGTCACTACAGCAGAGAAAATCGTAGGGGTAGAGATTCTCATGTTTGACCAGGCAATTGAGACTGAAGGCCAGGATAATCTAGAAGTTAACAGTGGTAAACAGGTCTCTGAAATGCTAGAGAAGACAGAGTCTGACAAAGAACAAGAGGGTGATATCAAAGATAGTGTGTCAAGCCGGATTATAGATACCAAAGTCAGTGAAATCGTTGTTGCAGACAGTGACACTGAAGAATATGTCATGGTAGAGTGTGCCATGGTTGAGACTATGGGCAGTGAAAATGAAGTCCCTAAGCCCACAGTCCAAGAGACCGAATCTAAGGAGTGTCCGGTTGTTGAAAGCACAGTGACAGACAAAGCACGAGAAGGAAGAACTTCGGATTTGCAAACACAGCAGGAACCAAGAGAAACACAAGGACAGGAACCTCAACTTCAGTCTCGAAGGGCATCTGAAGCCACAGCTTCTCCTGCTGCAATTGGTCAGGTTGTTAATCGTATACAAGGGCTTCTTAATGAGCAGTGGGCAAGCCTGGGAAGTGGGGGCCAAGATGCAAAAGGAGAGAGCTCTCAGAAACCTCATTCTTCCAAAATAAGCTCAATTCAAAGCCACCTGAGAGGGTCCCTCAGTGCCCTGTCTGCCTTTTACTCACCTGTTCAGAAAGGAGGAACTGAACGACAATCAG GCCTCAAATCCATCATGAAAAAGAACGGCTGTCCTGACAAACAGGGCAACGGAGGAGCAAAGAAGAACTTGAAGTTTGTTGGCGTAAATGGAGG CTATGAGACTACCTCCAGTGAGGACTCCAGTGGGGAGGAGGATCAGGACAAGGTTGAGGAGGTGGATAGCTCGGAGCCTGAGTTGGAGCAGGGAGAGGAGAGTGGAACGGCCCAGGAGGAGGCTGCTGCTGCTGGGGAGCAAGGTGATGGGGTTCAGGCGAAGGGGGCAGAGGGCTCTAAGGAGCCTGATGCTGCTCAGTCCGCCATGAGTCCCCAGGAGGAGCAGCCTGTCAG TGAGTTAGTTGATAAGAACTTCATGGCTGCTTGTCATTTCCTGAAAGATCGCATGGCTGAGGTTGCATCACCAAATAAAGACATG AGGCAGGTTCTGATGCTGTTGTATCAGGAGTGGTTTCGCGTGTCCAGTCAGAAGGACTCTCAGGCAGAGACGGTCACGCTGTACCTGAGGGAGGTGGGCTACCACACTCCCACTCTGCTGCGCTATATAGTAAACCTGGCTGATGGTAATGGAAACATGGCACTGCACTACAGTGTGTCCCATTCCAACTTCTCTGTggtcaagctcttactagacacag GACTGTGTGAGGTGGATCACCAGAACAAGGCTGGCTACACTGCTATAATGTTAGCAGCTCTTACTGCGGCAGAGAGCCCTGAGGACATGGAGGTGGCTCAGCAGCTACTGAGAATGGGCAAAATCAATGCTCGAGCCAGCCAG TCAGGGCAGACAGCACTGATGCTTGCCGTTAGTCATGGCCGGACGATGATGGTCCAGGTTCTTCTGGACTGTGGTGCTAATGTGAACATACAGGACCAGGATGGATCCACTGCCCTGATGTGTGCCTGTGAGCATGGTCATACTGAGATAGCCAAAATACTGCTGAACAGACCAGAGTGTGACATATCACTCACGGATAAG GATGGACACACAGCTCTGTCAGTCGCCATGAAAGCTTCTCACTCAGACATTGTTGAACTTCTGAAAGTTCGCCCTGATCCAGCCATGGACACAGATCCTACAGCTCCGCTCTGA
- the kank4 gene encoding KN motif and ankyrin repeat domain-containing protein 4 isoform X1 → MFLVDGRGAAFTAHARFPVFTTDSTHDIAKTEIMDKKNANGFSSKAKDSGVQRKQLPYSVETPYGFHLDLDFLKYVDDIEKGNTIKRVHIQRKNRGPKYSTLPRNFSLPGHGARPLAKDTWANTSTLGSKPKSRVTEVQQLFEFRASDATSGSSSTGGSSPASQSKKPVSSYHPSPKAAEVSQVQTSSDKEQPMSLNVRPHLLRASSMPINVPRRKGSDSTDEQSSQSQNGSTERLFRPADGGDRRGSVPQDRASLHLQITAALKRVRELEEQVRTIPELRAQICSLRTEREELLQRIQEHKSEQKIEVPQIGAQDSAVPPAVSEKKDAPSIYTDTAADPEMVQAAQSNKTTEQQEQKFVVQVTVEQESEKVTDTESEKQQVPAPVSVPVILIDKAETPTDPDEAEGLLQESALQEEAPKSLSEQAEKQDRSPETLLEDKQSTQSQGISESEESVAASECTSTKEDTAMVEGPSVITTEEITIAQPAEQKCITNLELEAKLKTLEESLNKANCELEKTNALLREQMDENQQKDQRIQELTDQVKEQKVQGPIDAEPLSEPVVTCDVSVSTDSKCVVEKGIATEPQPAEGPKETDFKCSSTQTNIVEARDIEILAQVTTAEKIVGVEILMFDQAIETEGQDNLEVNSGKQVSEMLEKTESDKEQEGDIKDSVSSRIIDTKVSEIVVADSDTEEYVMVECAMVETMGSENEVPKPTVQETESKECPVVESTVTDKAREGRTSDLQTQQEPRETQGQEPQLQSRRASEATASPAAIGQVVNRIQGLLNEQWASLGSGGQDAKGESSQKPHSSKISSIQSHLRGSLSALSAFYSPVQKGGTERQSGLKSIMKKNGCPDKQGNGGAKKNLKFVGVNGGYETTSSEDSSGEEDQDKVEEVDSSEPELEQGEESGTAQEEAAAAGEQGDGVQAKGAEGSKEPDAAQSAMSPQEEQPVSELVDKNFMAACHFLKDRMAEVASPNKDMRQVLMLLYQEWFRVSSQKDSQAETVTLYLREVGYHTPTLLRYIVNLADGNGNMALHYSVSHSNFSVVKLLLDTGLCEVDHQNKAGYTAIMLAALTAAESPEDMEVAQQLLRMGKINARASQSGQTALMLAVSHGRTMMVQVLLDCGANVNIQDQDGSTALMCACEHGHTEIAKILLNRPECDISLTDKDGHTALSVAMKASHSDIVELLKVRPDPAMDTDPTAPL, encoded by the exons ATGTTTTTGGTAGACGGGAGGGGAGCAGCATTCACAGCACATGCTAG GTTTCCAGTGTTTACAACTGATTCCACCCATGATATTGCAAAAACAGAAATAATGGACAAGAAAAATG CAAATGGCTTTTCTTCCAAGGCCAAAGACAGTGGAGTACAGCGTAAACAGCTGCCATATTCTGTGGAGACCCCCTATGGGTTTCACCTGGATCTGGACTTCCTGAAGTATGTAGATGACATAGAGAAAGGTAACACAATCAAGAGGGTGCACATCCAACGCAAGAACAGGGGCCCAAAGTACAGCACACTGCCACGCAACTTCAGCCTTCCTGGGCATGGAGCTCGACCTCTAGCCAAAGACACATGGGCCAATACTTCCACATTAGGGTCCAAACCCAAGTCACGTGTTACTGAAGTCCAGCAGCTTTTTGAGTTCCGAGCCAGTGATGCCACTAGTGGTAGCAGTAGCACCGGTGGAAGCTCCCCTGCCAGCCAGTCAAAGAAACCTGTGAGTTCTTACCACCCCTCACCAAAGGCAGCAGAAGTATCTCAAGTACAGACTTCATCTGATAAAGAACAGCCCATGAGTCTTAATGTTAGGCCTCACCTTTTAAGAGCGTCCAGTATGCCTATTAATGTTCCACGTAGGAAAGGTTCAGATTCCACCGATGAGCAGAGTTCCCAATCACAGAATGGCTCAACTGAGAGGCTTTTTCGACCAGCGGATGGAGGTGACAGGAGAGGCAGTGTTCCCCAGGACAGGGCCAGCTTGCATCTACAGATCACAGCTGCACTGAAGAGGGTGCGGGAGTTAGAAGAGCAAGTCAGGACCATCCCTGAGTTGAGGGCTCAAATATGCTCTCTTAGAACGGAGAGGGAAGAACTGCTTCAAAGAATTCAAGAGCACAAATCTGAGCAAAAGATTGAGGTTCCTCAAATTGGTGCACAAGACAGTGCTGTTCCTCCAGCTGTaagtgaaaagaaagatgctcCTTCCATTTACACAGATACTGCAGCTGATCCTGAAATGGTTCAAGCAGCACAGTCCAACAAAACCACAGAACAACAGGAACAAAAATTTGTGGTGCAGGTTACTGTAGAGCAGGAGTCTGAAAAAGTAACTGATACAGAGTCAGAGAAGCAACAAGTGCCAGCTCCAGTGTCTGTCCCAGTAATACTCATAGACAAAGCAGAAACTCCAACTGATCCAGATGAAGCAGAGGGACTTTTGCAGGAGTCTGCACTTCAAGAAGAAGCACCAAAGAGTCTTTCAGAGCAAGCAGAAAAGCAGGATAGATCTCCAGAGACGTTGTTGGAAGATAAACAGTCTACACAGTCACAAGGGATTTCAGAATCAGAGGAATCTGTTGCTGCATCTGAATGTACATCCACTAAAGAAGACACTGCGATGGTTGAGGGACCAAGTGTAATTACAACCGAAGAAATTACAATAGCCCAACCTGCTGAACAGAAATGTATCACTAACCTGGAGCTGGAAGCAAAATTGAAAACTTTGGAAGAGAGTCTAAACAAGGCCAATTGTGAGTTAGAGAAGACAAATGCCTTACTGAGAGAACAGATGGATGAGAATCAACAAAAGGATCAGAGAATACAGGAACTGACTGATCAAGTGAAAGAGCAGAAAGTTCAAGGTCCTATCGATGCAGAGCCACTATCTGAACCAGTTGTGACATGTGATGTATCAGTCAGTACAGACAGCAAATGTGTAGTAGAGAAAGGAATCGCAACAGAACCTCAACCAGCTGAGGGACCCAAAGAAACagactttaaatgctcaagcacTCAGACAAATATAGTAGAAGCTCGAGACATTGAAATATTAGCACAAGTCACTACAGCAGAGAAAATCGTAGGGGTAGAGATTCTCATGTTTGACCAGGCAATTGAGACTGAAGGCCAGGATAATCTAGAAGTTAACAGTGGTAAACAGGTCTCTGAAATGCTAGAGAAGACAGAGTCTGACAAAGAACAAGAGGGTGATATCAAAGATAGTGTGTCAAGCCGGATTATAGATACCAAAGTCAGTGAAATCGTTGTTGCAGACAGTGACACTGAAGAATATGTCATGGTAGAGTGTGCCATGGTTGAGACTATGGGCAGTGAAAATGAAGTCCCTAAGCCCACAGTCCAAGAGACCGAATCTAAGGAGTGTCCGGTTGTTGAAAGCACAGTGACAGACAAAGCACGAGAAGGAAGAACTTCGGATTTGCAAACACAGCAGGAACCAAGAGAAACACAAGGACAGGAACCTCAACTTCAGTCTCGAAGGGCATCTGAAGCCACAGCTTCTCCTGCTGCAATTGGTCAGGTTGTTAATCGTATACAAGGGCTTCTTAATGAGCAGTGGGCAAGCCTGGGAAGTGGGGGCCAAGATGCAAAAGGAGAGAGCTCTCAGAAACCTCATTCTTCCAAAATAAGCTCAATTCAAAGCCACCTGAGAGGGTCCCTCAGTGCCCTGTCTGCCTTTTACTCACCTGTTCAGAAAGGAGGAACTGAACGACAATCAG GCCTCAAATCCATCATGAAAAAGAACGGCTGTCCTGACAAACAGGGCAACGGAGGAGCAAAGAAGAACTTGAAGTTTGTTGGCGTAAATGGAGG CTATGAGACTACCTCCAGTGAGGACTCCAGTGGGGAGGAGGATCAGGACAAGGTTGAGGAGGTGGATAGCTCGGAGCCTGAGTTGGAGCAGGGAGAGGAGAGTGGAACGGCCCAGGAGGAGGCTGCTGCTGCTGGGGAGCAAGGTGATGGGGTTCAGGCGAAGGGGGCAGAGGGCTCTAAGGAGCCTGATGCTGCTCAGTCCGCCATGAGTCCCCAGGAGGAGCAGCCTGTCAG TGAGTTAGTTGATAAGAACTTCATGGCTGCTTGTCATTTCCTGAAAGATCGCATGGCTGAGGTTGCATCACCAAATAAAGACATG AGGCAGGTTCTGATGCTGTTGTATCAGGAGTGGTTTCGCGTGTCCAGTCAGAAGGACTCTCAGGCAGAGACGGTCACGCTGTACCTGAGGGAGGTGGGCTACCACACTCCCACTCTGCTGCGCTATATAGTAAACCTGGCTGATGGTAATGGAAACATGGCACTGCACTACAGTGTGTCCCATTCCAACTTCTCTGTggtcaagctcttactagacacag GACTGTGTGAGGTGGATCACCAGAACAAGGCTGGCTACACTGCTATAATGTTAGCAGCTCTTACTGCGGCAGAGAGCCCTGAGGACATGGAGGTGGCTCAGCAGCTACTGAGAATGGGCAAAATCAATGCTCGAGCCAGCCAG TCAGGGCAGACAGCACTGATGCTTGCCGTTAGTCATGGCCGGACGATGATGGTCCAGGTTCTTCTGGACTGTGGTGCTAATGTGAACATACAGGACCAGGATGGATCCACTGCCCTGATGTGTGCCTGTGAGCATGGTCATACTGAGATAGCCAAAATACTGCTGAACAGACCAGAGTGTGACATATCACTCACGGATAAG GATGGACACACAGCTCTGTCAGTCGCCATGAAAGCTTCTCACTCAGACATTGTTGAACTTCTGAAAGTTCGCCCTGATCCAGCCATGGACACAGATCCTACAGCTCCGCTCTGA